The segment CGGTCAGCTGCAGCGACGGCGATGAGGGCCACGTCTTCGCCGGACGTGCGCATTTCTCAGAGGAGCACACCCGGATCGATCCGATGCCGCCGATCCCCGTCGGGCTGATGATGAACGTCGGTGCGCCCGATCAGGCCTTCGCGTTCGCGGCGCTGCCCAACGCCGGAGTCGGGCTCGCGCGACTGGAGTTCATCATCAACGAGCTCATCGGCATCCACCCGCAGGCACTGCTGGATTGCGCCTCGATGGATGATGCGCTGCGCGACGAGATCACCGCACGCACGAGCCCTTACGGGACGCCACGGGAGTACTTCATCCGGCGGCTCGCCGAAGGGGTCTCGACCATCGCGGCCGCGTTCGCGCCCAAATCCGTGATCGTTCGCACGAGCGACTTCAAGACCAACGAGTACGCCCATCTGCTGGGTGGCGAGCGGTACGAACCTCACGAGGAGAACCCGATGCTCGGGTGGCGCGGAGCATCGCGGTATGTCACCGACCGCTTCGCCGACTGCTTCGCGATGGAGTGCGACGCGCTTCGTGCGTGATGAGATGGGGCTGACGAACGTGAAGATCATGGTTCCGTTCGTCCGCACCGTCGACGAGGCTGCGGCCGTCGATCGGAAACTCGCGGAGAACGGCCTGCGGCGCGGTGACAACGGTCTCGAGGTCCTGATGATGTGCGAGATTCCCTCGAACGCCCTCCTGGCCGACCGGTTCCTTGATCACTTCGACGGATTCTCCATCGGGTCCAACGACATGACCCAGCTGGTGCTCGGTGTCGACAGGGACTCCGATCTCGTCGCGGAGGCTTTCGACGAGCGGAACCCCGCCGTGCTGAGCGTGCTGCAGATGGCGATCGAGGCCTGCAATCGGAGAGGGAAGTACGTCGGCATCTGCGGACAGGGCCCGTCGGATCATCCTGATCTCGCCGACTGGCTCGTCAGCCACGGCATCGGATCGATCTCTCTCAACCCCGACAGCATCATCGAGACGTGGTTGGCGCTCGCGAAACGCGAGACCTGAGCCGGGCCAGACCGGCTGATCAGAGGTGCATGCTCAGGACGATCCGGCGCGAACCGTCCGCCCGCCGGTCATCCTCGACGCGGTGCATCCCGATCTTCTCCGCCACGCGCTGCGAAGCGCGATTGTCCGGGTGGATGAGTGCGATCAATTCCCGTACGCCCGCGTGATCCCGCGCGAAGTCGCGACAGGCGGCCGCGGCCTCGGATGCCATCCCCCGACCCTGCCACCGCGGCGCGACGTGGTACCCCACCTCGAGCTTCTTCGTGCCGTTGGCGTCCTGCCACGTGAGCCCGCAGTCTCCGACGAACTCGCCCTCGTGTGTTTCGATGATCCAGAGCCCGTAGCCGTGCTCCGAATAGCTGCGCTGGTTCCATGCGATCCAGGCGGCAGCTTGCTCGCGCGTCTTCGGCGCGGGGTAGAACCGCATGACGTCGGGATCGCCCAGAAGGTCGGCCATGTCATCGAGGTCGGTCGGCAGCATCTGGCGGAGACGGAGCCTCGCCGTGTCGTGGGGAACCACCCGAGCACCATAGCGAATGTCGTCGACCGCGGTCTTCAGCGACCCGACGGCACCACGACGACGGGAATCTCGAGACGGCCGATGAGGTCTTGGCCGACCGATCCGAAGAATCCCCCGGCCAGCACTCCCCGCCCGTGGGTGCCCAGCACCAGCAGAGAGCTGTCGCTCGCGGCGATGCTGAGGGCAGACGTGGCGTTGTCGTGGATGAGCACACGGTCGACCACGAGCTCGGGCGCGTCGTCGTGCAGTCGCTCGATGGTCTGGTTCATGAGCTGCGTGTGCTGCGCCCGCACGTCGCGCTGCGAGGACACCGTCGTGCTCGGGATCGGGCCCGACCATGCGTGCACGAGACGAAGGCTCTCACCCGCGGCGGCCGCCTCGGATGCGGCAAAGGTGAGCGCCGCATCACTCGACGGGTCCGACGCGAGGCCCACGGTGACAGGTCCGCTCATCTCGACCCATCCCGAAGGGACGATGCACGTGGGCACGGTCGCTGTCGCACTCACGCGAAGCGACATCCATCCGTGCAGTGCTTCGCGGACCGGGCGACCGGTGTCCACGCCGATCACCAGGAGGTCGGCATGTGTCGCGGCCTCCGTGAGCGCACGCGGCATCATGCCGCCGATGCGCGCGGTTTCGATCGGAAGCGACGGGTTCGCCGTGCGAAGGTGCCGCTCGGCTCGAGCGAGATCTTCTTCCGCCCTCGGCTGATCCTGGAGGAAGGGGTTGGTGACGAGGACGACCTCGACGCGCGCCCGGCGGCGAAGCGCGCGGTCGGTGACCCAGTCGAGCGCAGCATCCGCTCCATCACTGGCGTCGTAGCCCAGCAGAATGCGTTCCATGGCGACCGTCCGTCCCGGTATGTGACTCATCGCACGACCACCGTCGCGGTGGCGAGCCTGAGGAGGACCTGTTGACTGGTGGATCCGAGGAGGAAACGGGCGAGACGGCTGCGGCCGTGTGAACCGATGACGGTGAGCCGGGCGCCGGAGGCGAGTCGATTGATCACCGTCTCGGGTCTCTCGCGGCTCTCCACAACACGGCGCACCTCCACATCGGGATACTGCTGCGAGATCCCGGCCATGGAAATGCCGAGTGCCTCTTCGGTCAGCGACTGCATGTTCCGCAGGTAGCCGTCGGGATACGACCGAACGGAGAGGGGAATGGCGATGGGCGACCAGCTGCTCACAGCGGTCAGCGCCTCGCCCGACCGGTCCGCTTCAGCGGCGGCGAAGGCGATGGCGGCCTCGGACACTTCTGAGCCGTCGACCCCGACGACGACGCCGGACCGGCCGGTGAGATCGAGATCGGGCACGACCGCGACCGGACAGTGCGCGCCGGCTGTGATGCGGATCCCGTGGGGACCACGTGCCGGTTGTGACTCGGTTCCGCGGTAGTCGCTGCCGATGACCAGCAGCGACGCGTCCTTCGACGCGTCGATCAATCGTTCGACAGGCTCGCCGCGTTCGAGGCGTATCTCAACGGGTACTCCGCGTGCGCGGACGCGCTCGGCTACGTCCCTGAGCACGTCTTCATTCCACTCCTGTGCCCAGTCGACCACTTCGCCTTCGCCGCCGACTCCGACGGCACCGTCGATGATCGAGATCAGCTCGAGTCGCTCTCCTCGCGCGGCTGCCCTGTCTACCGCCCAGTCCACGGCACGGCGCGACACCGCCGCATCCGTGACTCCGACCACCACCTTCTGCTGCACCTCTCCACCGTCTTCCTCGGTCGACCCCGGTTTCCGTTGAGTCGACCATCTCGTCACTCGGACGACGCGGTAGGGCCGGAAGTCCCGGTGAGGAGTCGCT is part of the Microbacterium sp. ET2 genome and harbors:
- a CDS encoding GNAT family N-acetyltransferase; this encodes MVPHDTARLRLRQMLPTDLDDMADLLGDPDVMRFYPAPKTREQAAAWIAWNQRSYSEHGYGLWIIETHEGEFVGDCGLTWQDANGTKKLEVGYHVAPRWQGRGMASEAAAACRDFARDHAGVRELIALIHPDNRASQRVAEKIGMHRVEDDRRADGSRRIVLSMHL
- a CDS encoding universal stress protein, giving the protein MSHIPGRTVAMERILLGYDASDGADAALDWVTDRALRRRARVEVVLVTNPFLQDQPRAEEDLARAERHLRTANPSLPIETARIGGMMPRALTEAATHADLLVIGVDTGRPVREALHGWMSLRVSATATVPTCIVPSGWVEMSGPVTVGLASDPSSDAALTFAASEAAAAGESLRLVHAWSGPIPSTTVSSQRDVRAQHTQLMNQTIERLHDDAPELVVDRVLIHDNATSALSIAASDSSLLVLGTHGRGVLAGGFFGSVGQDLIGRLEIPVVVVPSGR
- a CDS encoding universal stress protein — its product is MQQKVVVGVTDAAVSRRAVDWAVDRAAARGERLELISIIDGAVGVGGEGEVVDWAQEWNEDVLRDVAERVRARGVPVEIRLERGEPVERLIDASKDASLLVIGSDYRGTESQPARGPHGIRITAGAHCPVAVVPDLDLTGRSGVVVGVDGSEVSEAAIAFAAAEADRSGEALTAVSSWSPIAIPLSVRSYPDGYLRNMQSLTEEALGISMAGISQQYPDVEVRRVVESRERPETVINRLASGARLTVIGSHGRSRLARFLLGSTSQQVLLRLATATVVVR